The Nitrososphaerales archaeon genome has a window encoding:
- a CDS encoding type II toxin-antitoxin system HicB family antitoxin, protein MNDIELEPQDEGYAVYVSALLGCVSEGRTKEEALRNIKEAIKL, encoded by the coding sequence ATGAATGATATAGAACTGGAACCGCAGGATGAGGGCTATGCTGTATACGTTTCTGCATTACTCGGATGTGTCTCAGAAGGTAGAACAAAAGAGGAAGCTCTTAGGAACATCAAAGAAGCGATAAAGCTTTAA
- a CDS encoding signal peptidase I — translation MPSPKVKHAIKDVLIVVVGVVAVWVALQAVFGTQNPFYVVSSGSMEPVLNVYDVLIVKDGGTFEEVQRGDIIVFNRPEVHDRVIVHRVIDIRESSEKILTTKGDANPASIPGTDFPITKDDYIGKVVYVIPKIGYVTRLIQPPVNYIIIAIILAILFFNRTSKRGEKHDKGLPSDNLHDNLEPKDQLPDTSLNEDVRNDNMSTDSVKDDNFKEDGTKK, via the coding sequence ATGCCAAGTCCTAAGGTAAAGCATGCTATAAAGGACGTTCTTATCGTTGTCGTAGGTGTAGTCGCTGTGTGGGTAGCGCTGCAGGCGGTGTTCGGAACGCAGAACCCGTTTTACGTTGTATCAAGCGGAAGCATGGAGCCGGTTTTGAATGTATACGATGTTCTAATAGTAAAGGATGGGGGTACCTTTGAGGAAGTGCAACGTGGTGATATCATAGTATTCAACAGACCAGAAGTGCATGACAGGGTTATAGTGCACAGAGTCATTGACATTAGGGAAAGTAGCGAGAAGATACTTACGACCAAAGGCGATGCAAATCCGGCATCTATACCCGGCACTGACTTTCCAATCACCAAGGATGATTACATTGGCAAGGTTGTATATGTGATACCAAAGATAGGATATGTTACTAGGCTTATTCAACCACCAGTGAATTACATCATTATTGCAATTATACTTGCAATATTGTTCTTCAACAGAACAAGTAAAAGAGGCGAAAAACATGATAAAGGGTTGCCTTCAGATAATTTGCATGATAATTTGGAGCCCAAAGATCAGCTACCGGACACTTCCCTTAACGAAGATGTAAGAAATGACAATATGTCTACCGATTCTGTAAAGGATGATAATTTCAAAGAGGACGGAACAAAGAAATAA
- a CDS encoding RNase H family protein — MSEVLHVYVDGSGPPKFQYGYLIDELNKVRLFKKENITNNQAEYLAIIEVLNDPDVRNARDVTIYSDSMNTVRQLNHEYAINDDTLRELAMKAWDLLGKYSAKPKFEWIDRRKNKAGKMLGS; from the coding sequence TTGAGTGAAGTACTGCATGTATATGTTGACGGTTCGGGCCCCCCCAAATTCCAATACGGTTACCTAATAGATGAACTGAACAAAGTAAGGCTGTTCAAGAAGGAGAATATAACTAATAACCAAGCTGAATATCTAGCTATAATTGAGGTATTAAACGATCCTGATGTGCGAAATGCTCGAGATGTTACTATATACAGCGATTCAATGAATACGGTGCGGCAGCTGAATCATGAATACGCAATTAACGATGATACTTTACGTGAACTTGCAATGAAAGCTTGGGATCTGCTTGGGAAGTATAGTGCGAAACCTAAATTCGAGTGGATTGACAGAAGGAAGAACAAGGCTGGCAAGATGCTTGGCAGCTAA